The proteins below come from a single Pseudarthrobacter sp. SSS035 genomic window:
- a CDS encoding carbohydrate ABC transporter permease encodes MALKSLSASRGVNSRGVNSRGVSGRDRAERRVAIRMTAPSLVLMALVAAVPIGYALWLSLNQYSVRTAGLSRFVGLENYITALSGPHWWAAFGQTFLFAGLSVSLELVLGTAMALLLNLAFKGRALLRTVVLLPYAVVTVVSAITWETMFAPNLGLVTNVLSTLGLPGGDVVWLGEHGYAMAVIVLADVWKTTPFAALIILAGLQVISAETYEAAELDGASKWQAFVHITLPLLRPAIVLAAIFRTMDALRVFDLPFVLTRGANGTESMSMLAYTQLRENRLVGEGSALSILTFLTVMAVSVVYIRFAGGNIREVAKEEQ; translated from the coding sequence ATGGCACTCAAATCCCTATCCGCCAGCCGCGGGGTGAACAGTCGCGGGGTGAACAGTCGCGGCGTGAGCGGCCGCGACCGGGCGGAGCGGCGGGTCGCCATCCGGATGACCGCTCCGTCCCTGGTCCTCATGGCCCTGGTGGCGGCGGTCCCCATCGGCTACGCGCTCTGGCTGTCCTTGAACCAGTACAGCGTCCGCACCGCCGGACTGTCCCGCTTCGTCGGTTTGGAAAACTACATCACGGCGCTCAGCGGTCCACACTGGTGGGCCGCCTTCGGCCAGACGTTCCTCTTCGCGGGACTTTCGGTTTCGCTGGAGTTGGTTCTCGGCACTGCGATGGCGCTGCTGCTGAACCTCGCTTTCAAGGGCCGCGCACTCCTCCGCACCGTGGTCCTGCTGCCCTACGCTGTGGTGACCGTGGTCAGCGCCATCACCTGGGAAACCATGTTCGCGCCCAACCTGGGACTGGTCACCAACGTCCTCTCGACGCTGGGCCTGCCCGGCGGCGACGTCGTCTGGCTCGGTGAGCACGGCTACGCGATGGCCGTGATTGTCCTTGCCGACGTCTGGAAGACGACGCCGTTCGCGGCCCTCATCATCCTGGCCGGCCTGCAGGTCATTTCGGCCGAGACCTACGAGGCCGCAGAACTCGACGGTGCCAGCAAGTGGCAGGCCTTCGTGCACATCACGCTGCCGCTGCTGCGTCCCGCGATTGTGCTCGCGGCGATCTTCCGCACCATGGATGCCCTGCGCGTCTTCGACCTGCCGTTTGTGCTCACCCGCGGCGCCAACGGCACCGAGTCCATGTCAATGCTGGCCTACACGCAGCTGCGCGAGAACCGCCTGGTGGGCGAAGGATCGGCGCTGTCCATCCTGACCTTCCTTACCGTCATGGCCGTTTCGGTGGTCTACATCCGCTTCGCCGGCGGCAACATCCGTGAAGTCGCCAAGGAGGAACAATGA
- a CDS encoding carbohydrate ABC transporter permease — translation MSILTAQRTTAAPAAQRRSPKRSSPKRRLRGEAKLHPIVWVFVFAVMGFSLIPFYWLVNTSLKKGVSLSKGELYPSQPTLENYLVVFQNPEFLLALRNSVIIAVVTTTVALVFASFAAYALARLKMRRKAMILTLILSVTTFPAIAIAAPMFSIWREIGLYDTLLGLIIPKLTFALPLAIYTLTSFFKEIPRELEESAYMDGATPFTAFRKVILPLAVPGLATTAILVFISVWNEFLLAVTLTTSPEARPVPVAIAFFSGTSEFDQPLGTISAASVIITVPLVILVLVCQKRIVSGMTAGAVKG, via the coding sequence ATGAGCATCCTGACTGCACAGCGCACGACGGCGGCACCCGCCGCCCAGCGTAGGTCACCCAAGCGCAGCTCACCGAAGCGCAGGCTCCGCGGTGAGGCGAAGCTGCACCCCATCGTGTGGGTCTTCGTCTTTGCCGTGATGGGCTTCTCGCTCATACCGTTCTACTGGCTGGTCAACACCTCCCTCAAGAAGGGCGTGAGCCTGTCCAAGGGCGAACTGTACCCGAGCCAGCCAACCCTCGAGAACTACCTGGTGGTGTTCCAGAACCCCGAGTTCCTCCTTGCGCTGCGCAACTCGGTGATCATCGCCGTCGTCACCACCACGGTGGCGCTGGTGTTCGCTTCCTTCGCCGCCTACGCCCTGGCCAGGCTGAAGATGCGCCGCAAAGCCATGATCCTGACGCTCATCCTCTCGGTCACCACCTTCCCGGCCATCGCCATCGCGGCCCCGATGTTCTCAATCTGGCGCGAAATCGGCCTCTACGACACGCTCCTCGGCCTCATCATCCCGAAGCTGACGTTCGCGTTGCCGCTGGCCATCTACACGCTGACCTCCTTCTTCAAGGAAATCCCGCGTGAGCTGGAGGAATCGGCGTACATGGACGGCGCCACGCCGTTCACGGCCTTCCGCAAGGTCATCCTGCCGCTGGCGGTCCCGGGCCTTGCCACCACGGCGATCCTCGTGTTCATCTCCGTGTGGAATGAATTCCTGCTTGCCGTCACCCTGACCACCTCCCCGGAGGCCCGTCCGGTCCCGGTCGCGATCGCGTTCTTCAGCGGGACCAGCGAGTTTGACCAGCCACTGGGCACCATCAGTGCCGCGTCGGTGATCATCACGGTCCCGCTCGTCATCCTCGTGCTGGTGTGCCAGAAACGCATCGTCTCCGGCATGACCGCCGGCGCCGTCAAGGGCTAA
- a CDS encoding Gfo/Idh/MocA family protein yields MSNEQSPGQQASALDEPRSEELRVGVVGIGWAGQQHLKAYESLEGVRIVSLAGMEQELRDSLQAEYSIPNAFAGWEEMLEHGGLDAISVAVPTFLHAPIAIAALERGLHVLSEKPIARNAVEGQAMVDAARKAGRVLDIAFNHRRRGDIQALKEVIDGGGVGRPYYAKASWLRRSGIPMLGSWFTNPELAGGGPLADIGVHALDYALHLLGEPKVVAVSATTHSELGPRGRGGNDRYTAMATSHAFEVEDFASAFLRLEGGATLLVEAGWASYRETDDLLDFTVYGTDGGAELKVQGAPFAPVGQLRVFTEKDGENADYVPAALPGRAHDGVVEDFVTAVWGGAGVWGEHDGSLALYRAQIIDACYQSAREQREVRL; encoded by the coding sequence GTGAGCAACGAGCAGTCCCCGGGCCAGCAGGCTTCTGCCCTTGACGAACCACGAAGCGAAGAACTGAGGGTGGGCGTCGTCGGCATTGGCTGGGCGGGACAGCAGCACCTGAAGGCCTACGAGTCCCTGGAAGGCGTCCGCATCGTGTCGCTGGCAGGGATGGAACAGGAACTCCGCGACTCCCTGCAGGCCGAATACTCGATCCCGAACGCGTTTGCCGGCTGGGAAGAGATGCTGGAGCACGGCGGCCTGGACGCGATAAGCGTGGCAGTGCCTACATTCCTCCACGCACCCATCGCCATCGCTGCCCTGGAGCGGGGCCTGCACGTACTGAGCGAGAAGCCGATCGCGCGCAACGCCGTCGAAGGCCAGGCCATGGTGGACGCCGCCCGCAAGGCCGGGCGCGTCCTGGACATCGCCTTCAACCACCGCCGCCGTGGTGACATCCAGGCGCTCAAGGAAGTGATCGACGGCGGCGGCGTGGGCCGCCCGTACTACGCAAAGGCTTCCTGGCTGCGCCGCTCCGGCATCCCGATGCTGGGGAGCTGGTTCACCAACCCCGAACTCGCCGGCGGCGGGCCGCTGGCCGACATCGGCGTTCATGCCCTGGACTACGCCCTGCACCTGCTCGGCGAACCGAAAGTCGTGGCCGTGTCCGCCACCACCCATTCAGAGCTGGGCCCCCGCGGCCGCGGCGGCAACGACCGCTACACGGCGATGGCCACCAGCCACGCATTCGAGGTGGAAGACTTCGCGTCCGCATTCCTGCGCCTTGAGGGCGGCGCCACGCTGCTGGTTGAGGCCGGCTGGGCCAGCTACCGCGAGACGGACGACCTGCTGGACTTTACGGTCTACGGAACCGACGGCGGCGCCGAGCTGAAGGTGCAGGGAGCGCCTTTTGCGCCCGTTGGCCAGCTCCGGGTGTTCACGGAAAAAGACGGCGAAAACGCCGACTACGTGCCGGCTGCGCTGCCTGGCCGCGCGCACGATGGTGTAGTGGAAGACTTCGTGACGGCTGTTTGGGGCGGCGCGGGGGTCTGGGGCGAACATGATGGCTCACTGGCGCTCTACCGCGCCCAAATCATCGATGCGTGCTACCAGTCGGCACGCGAACAAAGGGAGGTTCGACTCTAA
- a CDS encoding ThuA domain-containing protein: MNDKLRIRVWNEGVHEARNEPSHIGEIYPDGIHGAIASGLRSYYPEAEITTAVLATDDDHGLDEEVLADTDVLLWWGHMAHAEVSEAVVERVHRHVLGGMGLIVLHSGHFAKVFTRLLGTSCSLAWRNDGERELVWTVKPSHPIAEGVDSPIVIPEQEMYGELFDIPDPDDLIFISSFAGGEVFRSGVTFTRGKGRIFYFSPGDQEYPVYHHPQIQRVLANGVRWAAQPGLHRSVPAVSNPSRGWFEGA, translated from the coding sequence ATGAACGACAAGCTGAGAATCCGGGTCTGGAACGAGGGAGTCCACGAGGCGCGCAACGAACCGTCCCACATCGGGGAGATCTACCCTGACGGCATCCACGGTGCCATCGCGTCCGGCCTGCGGTCCTACTACCCGGAAGCGGAGATCACGACGGCGGTCCTGGCCACCGACGATGACCACGGCCTCGACGAGGAGGTCCTCGCCGATACCGACGTCCTGCTGTGGTGGGGCCACATGGCCCACGCCGAGGTGAGCGAGGCCGTCGTCGAACGCGTCCACCGGCACGTCCTGGGCGGGATGGGGCTCATAGTGCTCCATTCAGGGCACTTCGCCAAGGTTTTCACCCGGCTGCTGGGCACCAGCTGCTCGCTGGCGTGGCGGAACGACGGCGAACGCGAGCTGGTGTGGACCGTTAAGCCGTCGCACCCCATCGCCGAGGGTGTGGACAGCCCCATCGTCATCCCCGAGCAGGAGATGTACGGCGAGCTGTTCGACATCCCGGACCCCGACGACCTGATCTTCATCAGCTCCTTCGCCGGCGGCGAGGTGTTCCGGTCCGGGGTCACGTTCACCCGCGGCAAGGGCCGGATCTTCTACTTCAGCCCCGGCGACCAGGAATACCCGGTGTACCACCACCCGCAGATCCAGCGGGTTCTCGCAAACGGCGTGCGCTGGGCGGCCCAGCCTGGGCTGCACCGATCCGTACCGGCCGTGAGCAACCCTTCCCGGGGCTGGTTCGAGGGGGCTTAG
- a CDS encoding HAD family hydrolase yields the protein MTTLTETTVAGIDDQRIANENTTTKFMVALDVDGTLVDHDGHMSAPVREAAQAVVAAGHDVLIATGRSLNATLPIIEQIGIDRGYAVCCNGGVTLRLHPDLTDGYEIIHKATFDPAPALRALRQKLPTAKYALEDEDGNFLSTERFQDASFGVEAIGVDFQTLLEATAVRLVVFSTENTPEEFTATIQEIGLAGVTYSVGWTAWLDIAAAGVTKASALERLRGELGAEPHWTVAIGDGRNDIEMLGWAGRGVAMGQAPEEVIAAADEVTLSVLDDGAAHVLRSLLA from the coding sequence ATGACTACATTGACTGAAACCACAGTCGCTGGCATCGATGACCAGCGGATCGCAAACGAAAACACCACCACCAAGTTCATGGTTGCCCTGGACGTGGACGGAACCCTGGTGGACCACGACGGCCACATGTCCGCCCCTGTCCGTGAGGCCGCCCAGGCCGTTGTCGCCGCAGGGCACGATGTCCTCATCGCCACCGGCCGCTCCCTGAACGCCACGCTGCCCATCATCGAGCAGATCGGCATCGACCGCGGCTACGCCGTCTGCTGCAACGGAGGCGTGACCCTCCGGCTGCATCCGGACCTGACTGACGGCTACGAAATCATCCACAAGGCCACCTTCGATCCCGCCCCGGCGCTCCGGGCATTGCGGCAGAAGCTGCCCACTGCGAAGTATGCGCTGGAGGACGAGGACGGCAATTTCCTGTCCACGGAACGATTCCAGGACGCCAGCTTCGGCGTCGAGGCGATCGGCGTCGACTTCCAGACTCTGCTCGAAGCCACCGCCGTCCGCCTTGTGGTGTTCAGCACCGAAAACACCCCGGAAGAGTTCACCGCAACCATCCAGGAGATCGGACTGGCCGGCGTCACCTATTCCGTCGGCTGGACCGCGTGGCTGGACATCGCCGCCGCTGGTGTTACAAAGGCCAGCGCGCTGGAACGGCTCCGGGGCGAGTTGGGTGCTGAACCCCACTGGACCGTGGCCATTGGCGACGGCCGGAACGACATCGAAATGCTGGGCTGGGCCGGGCGCGGAGTCGCCATGGGCCAGGCCCCGGAGGAAGTTATCGCCGCCGCGGATGAGGTCACGCTTTCGGTGCTCGACGACGGCGCCGCGCATGTGCTGCGCAGCCTCCTGGCGTAG